From Glycine soja cultivar W05 chromosome 4, ASM419377v2, whole genome shotgun sequence, the proteins below share one genomic window:
- the LOC114408124 gene encoding QWRF motif-containing protein 7-like, producing the protein MDKTASTLSGRHHPTAVLPSPRLVRSRSGSGPAAAITTPERSSHRFSSSERFTITSVQRSKSTSRTRATNNEGNNINLNSTLTTSILSNPTHNRVHEKKGRDDGYGKLMQRGVSPDINNVGASKRTTSTIKSPSAWALSPGRWSLNSSVWPQPPAKANDGGNNNSSSSVGGRVIKVLKYLKQRKVSSVQEEEYYRFRILHNRLLQLRFINARAEVVRANVKNIAEIQLFSVWLRILMLRKITIQKSIELRKIKQVIKLYHILDGQLYLLTEWAQLERRNQESVGRLTRKLTALSNILPLTHTVKVDTESVFEALNTAVQVMESVEPLIAKNHETKQVERILYQITELTTTLKQEEEYLQELLGLVPVISTLLENEKSIRVHLIQTR; encoded by the exons ATGGACAAAACTGCCTCCACTCTCTCCGGCCGCCACCACCCCACGGCGGTGCTGCCATCACCGCGACTTGTCCGTAGCCGAAGCGGTAGTGGCCCCGCGGCCGCTATAACCACCCCCGAGAGAAGTTCACATAGGTTCAGCTCTAGTGAAAGATTCACCATCACCAGTGTCCAACGttcaaaatcaacatcaagaacAAGAGCAACCAACAATGAAGGAAACAATATTAACCTAAATTCCACTTTAACAACTTCCATTTTGAGCAACCCAACCCACAATAGGGTTCATGAGAAGAAGGGTAGAGATGATGGCTATGGCAAGCTCATGCAACGTGGTGTTAGCCCTGATATTAATAATGTTGGAGCTTCAAAGAGGACCACATCAACCATTAAGTCGCCTTCGGCATGGGCACTTTCACCGGGAAGGTGGTCACTCAACTCTTCAGTGTGGCCTCAACCCCCGGCGAAAGCAAATGATGGTGGTAATAATAACAGTAGTAGTAGTGTTGGTGGTCGCGTTATTAAAGTCTTGAAGTACTTGAAGCAAAGGAAAGTGTCGTCAGTGCAAGAAGAAGAGTACTATCGCTTTAGGATTTTGCATAATAGACTTTTGCAGTTGAGATTTATCAATGCTAGAGCTGAGGTTGTCAGGGCTAATGTCAAGAATATAGCCGAG ATACAATTGTTTTCTGTATGGCTGAGAATCCTCATGTTGAGAAAGATAACAATACAAAAAAGTATCGAATTGAGAAAGATCAAACAAGTGATAAAGCTTTATCATATTTTGGATGGACAACTCTACCTTCTTACTGAATGGGCACAATtagagagaagaaatcaagaatcCGTAGGAAGATTGACAAGGAAGTTGACAGCATTGTCCAACATACTGCCTTTAACTCACACTGTTAAG GTAGACACGGAATCCGTCTTTGAAGCACTGAATACAGCTGTTCAAGTAATGGAGAGTGTGGAACCATTAATCGCGAAAAACCATGAGACcaag CAGGTTGAAAGGATTCTTTATCAAATTACAGAACTAACCACCACATTAAAACAGGAAGAAGAGTACTTACAAGAACTTCTTGGGCTTGTTCCAGTTATTTCTACTTTATTG GAGAATGAGAAAAGCATTCGAGTGCATCTTATCCAAACAAGATGA
- the LOC114410582 gene encoding uncharacterized protein LOC114410582, which yields MAADFVEEIDSGHIHLICNCTMTRRLWWEPLRWVNRVGPFSTDPKNHFLQFTQWNSKASINNRWKFLWLALSFFVWHNRNAMIFKNQSFDPEKVIDDTLFHTWSWLKCAEKDYTRDYTIHM from the coding sequence ATGGCAGCTGACTTTGTAGAGGAGATTGATTCTGGTCACATACATCTTATTTGCAACTGTACAATGACAAGGAGACTTTGGTGGGAGCCTTTGAGATGGGTTAATAGAGTGGGTCCTTTTTCCACAGACCCAAAGAACCACTTTTTGCAATTCACTCAATGGAACAGCAAAGCTAGTATAAACAACAGATGGAAATTTCTGTGGTTAGCTCTATCCTTCTTCGTCTGGCATAATAGAAATGCTATGATTTTCAAGAACCAGTCGTTTGATCCTGAAAAGGTTATCGATGATACCTTGTTCCACACTTGGTCTTGGTTAAAATGTGCAGAGAAGGACTACACCAGGGACTACACCATCCATATGTAG
- the LOC114410583 gene encoding uncharacterized protein LOC114410583, translating to MDRSWMNASRITEEYENGVEEFLLFAQSKAQPMWGKFFCPCVKCGNGRLQTIDDIRTHLICEGIIRSYTKWIWHGESLDTADMSHADDVTTDSGNPIEEMIRDLGQEGFEEAHAALYDNIEVDSKMPLYFGCISFTKLSAVLALVNLKARFGWSDKSFSELLMLLTNMLPTDNVLPKNHYQAKKILCPVGMQYEKIHACCNDCILYRDDFAELDYCPVCGVSRYRPTNGDSTILVSDADHRPAKVCWYLPIIPRFKRLFANGEDAKNLIWHANTRKSDGLMRHPADSPQWKAIDRLYPEFGAEPRNLRLGLATDEMNPFGTLTTNHSSWPVLLFIYNLPPWLCMKRKYVMLSMMIAGPRQPGNDIDVYLRPLIDDLRKLWDEGVDVWDANLQHAFKLRAMVFCTINDFPTYGNLSGYSVKGHHACPICEQNTSFRQLKHGKKTVYTRHRRFLKQYHPYRRLKKAFDGSQEHETAPNPLNGDEVYQRVKDVVNMFGKSQKKPSSTSKMWKKKSIFFDLPYWSDHHVRHCIYVMHVEKNVCDSLIGTLLNIKGKTKDGFKCRQDLVDMGIRQVLHPISKGNRTYLPPACYTMSIAEKRSFCECLRNIKVPQGYSSNIKSLVSVNELKLVGLKSHDCHVLMQQLLPVAIRGTLPEKVRVAISRLCFIFNAICAKVIDPKQLDALEDEVVFVLCQMEMFFPPSFFDIMVHLVVHLVREIRCCGPTYFRWMYPVERYMKVLKGYTKNRHRPEASIVERYVAEECIEFASQYIDSLKPVGVPASRHDQPIAGKGTRGYNVVTMTRHDVSQAHLYILNNTTEVFPYTEAHKKHVRDSHPKMNMMRVLQEHNKTFINWFRQTIFADKSVSRRLPLLAIGPNLNVPTWKGYDINNYSFYTKSQDDKSSVQNSGVYVDADSEHFSSTSDNNPIRASMSYFGVIQEIWEVDYTSFRVPVFKCQWVNGTTGVFQDPLGFTLVDLSKVAYIDKPFIMAAQARQVFYVQDPCNSSLSVALQGRPSGMNYHNDESTLDIGQMSGFSKQLPSMNEADEVDDGHANRVDHDEGLWENIPTG from the coding sequence atggatcgaagttggatgaacgcATCACGTATAACTGAAGAGTACGAGAATGGTGTTGAAGAGTTTTTACTGTTTGCTCAAAGTAAAGCGCAACCTATGTGGGGAAAATTTTTTTGTCCATGTGTGAAGTGTGGAAATGGGAGGCTCCAAACAATTGATGACATAAGAACTCATCTTATTTGTGAGGGAATAATTCGTAGCTACACaaagtggatatggcatggggaaTCCCTCGATACAGCTGACATGTCACACGCTGACGATGTTACTACAGACAGCGGAAATCCTATAGAAGAAATGATTCGCGATCTTGGGCAAGAGGGGTTTGAAGAGGCACATGCAGCGTTGTATGACAACATAGAAGTTGATTCAAAAATGCCTTTGTATTTCGGCTGCATATCTTTCACAAAATTGTCAGCTGTGTTAGCTCTGGTTAACTTGAAGGCTcgatttgggtggagtgacaagagTTTTAGTGAGTTGCTGATGTTGTTGACAAACATGCTTCCTACTGATAATGTCTTGCCAAAGAATCACTACCAAGCAAAGAAGATTTTATGTCCAGTTGGGATGCAGTACGaaaaaattcatgcatgttgTAATGACTGCATTTTGTACAGAGATGATTTTGCTGAACTAGATTACTGCCCTGTGTGTGGGGTTTCTCGGTACAGACCGACCAACGGAGATTCTACTATACTAGTCTCAGACGCGGACCACCGTCCAGCAAAGGTgtgttggtatcttccaataataccaaggtttaagcggTTGTTTGCTAATGGGGAAGATGCAAAGAACCTTATATGGCATGCAAATACCAGAAAATCAGATGGATTGATGCGACATCCTGCAGATAGCCCGCAATGGAAGGCAATTGATCGTCTGTATCCTGAATTTGGGGCAGAGCCTAGAAATTTAAGGCTTGGTCTTGCAACGGACGAAATGAACCCATTTGGAACCTTAACTACTAACCATAGCTCGTGGCCCGTTTTGCTGTTCATTTATAATCTCCCTccgtggttgtgcatgaagcgaaagtaTGTTATGCTGAGTATGATGATAGCTGGTCCAAGACAACCAGGTAATGATATTGACGTATATCTAAGACCGTTAATTGACGATTTGCGGAAATTGTGGGATGAAGGGGTTGATGTATGGGACGCAAATTTGCAGCATGCTTTCAAGTTGCGTGCAATGGTTTTTTGTACCATCAATGACTTTCCAACCTACGGAAATTTAAGTGGATATAGTGTCAAAGGACATCACGCATGTCCTATATGTGAGCAGAATACAAGTTTCCGCCAACTtaaacatggaaagaagactGTGTATACTAGGCATCGAAGATTTCTCAAACAGTATCATCCGTATCGACGATTGAAGAAGGCATTCGATGGAAGTCAAGAACATGAAACCGCGCCAAATCCATTAAATGGCGATGAAGTATATCAGCGGGTCAAGGATGTCGTAAATATGTTCGGCAAGTCCCAAAAAAAACCATCATCCACTTCAAAAATGTGGAAAAAGAAgtctattttctttgatcttccgtactggtccgATCATCATGTTAGGCATTGTATATACGTCATGCATgtcgagaaaaatgtttgtgattctTTAATTGGAACCCTCCTAAACattaaaggcaagacaaaggatggtttcAAGTGTCGTCAAGACTTGGTTGACATGGGTATACGTCAAGTGTTGCATCCTATCTCAAAAGGTAACAGGACATATCTGCCCCCAGCCTGTTACACAATGTCAATAGCTGAAAAGAGAAGTTTTTGTGAATGCTTGCGTAAtatcaaagtcccacaaggctACTCTTCAAACATCAAGAGTCTTGTGTCTGTGAATGAGCTTAAGTTGGTTGGCTTGAAATCAcatgattgtcatgtgttaATGCAACAACTTTTGCCTGTTGCAATCCGCGGAACATTGCCTGAGAAGGTCCGTGTTGCAATCAGTCGcttgtgtttcatttttaatgctATATGTGCCAAGGTCATTGACCCTAAACAGTTGGATGCTTTGGAAGATGAGGTTGTCTTTGTCCTTTGTCAAATGGAGATGTTTTTccctccttcattttttgacattatgGTACACTTAGTTGTTCATCTGGTAAGGGAAATAAGGTGTTGTGGTCCTACGTATTTTAGATGGATGTATCCAGTTGAGCGGTACATGAAGGTCTTAAAGGGTTATACGAAGAATCGACATCGACCAGAGGCCTCAATAGTGGAAAGATACGTTGCTGAAGAATGCATTGAGTTTGCCTCACAGTACATTGACTCATTGAAACCTGTCGGTGTTCCTGCATCCCGGCATGACCAGCCAATAGCCGGCAAGGGTACTCGTGGATACAATGTTGTGacaatgactagacatgacgtGTCACAAgcacatttgtatatattaaacaaCACAACAGAGGTGTTTCCGTACACAGAGGCTcacaaaaaacatgttagagATAGTCACCCcaaaatgaacatgatgagggTATTGCAAGAGCACAACAAAACTTTCATAAATTGGTTTAGACAAACAATATTTGCTGATAAAAGTGTTTCCAGACGACTGCCATTGTTAGCCATTGGCCCAAATTTGAATGTCCCTACATGGAAGGGGTATGACATTAACAATTATTCATTCTACACAAAGTCCCAAGATGATAAAAGTTCGGTACAAAACAGTGGGGTCTATGTTGATGCTGATTCGGAGCACTTTTCCAGTACATCGGATAACAACCCCATTCGAGCATCCATGTCTTACTTTGGTGTCATTCAAGAAATTTGGGAGGTTGATTATACATCATTTAGAGTGCCTGTTTTTAAGTGTCAGTGGGTGAACGGGACAACGGGTGTGTTTCAAGATCCATTGGGATTTACTTTGGTAGACCTTAGTAAGGTGGCATATATAGACAAACCTTTCATTATGGCAGCACAAGCCAGACAAGTTTTCTATGTACAAGATCCATGTAATTCAAGTTTGTCTGTGGCTCTGCAAGGAAGACCAAGTGGAATGAATTACCATAATGATGAGTCAACCCTTGACATTGGTCAAATGTCtggtttttcaaaacaattgccTTCAATGAATGAAGCTGATGAAGTGGATGATGGACATGCAAATCGtgtagatcatgatgaaggtctATGGGAAAACATCCCTACAGGCTGA